A genomic region of Glycine max cultivar Williams 82 chromosome 15, Glycine_max_v4.0, whole genome shotgun sequence contains the following coding sequences:
- the LOC100802833 gene encoding glycosyltransferase family protein 64 C3, which produces MTSPATAILLAATLIGVVSAATRPPDPPECVPEPNQNLQILRRDKLTVLMNGFSESRIPLLQSLAATYSLSPIVSSVLVLWGDPATSPRVLHRLAHNLTLSSSSSAPISLLLQPSTSLNNRFLPRPNDISTDAVLVCDDDVEVDPTTLEFAFRVWTQNPHRLVGLFARSHDFDLDRREWAYTVHPDRFSIVLTKFMLLKTRYLFLYTCPGGPRMARVRGVVDEVRNCEDILMNFVVAEEAEVGPVLVGAKRVRDYGDARNEEKGVSVVGLSSRKGEHRKRRGWCIREFHRLLGTMPLRYSYGKVVDSVGEQALCFKGRKLVYCDQ; this is translated from the coding sequence ATGACTTCACCAGCGACGGCCATCCTCCTCGCCGCAACCCTAATCGGCGTCGTTTCAGCCGCAACAAGACCACCAGACCCACCGGAATGCGTGCCGGAACCGAATCAGAACCTGCAGATCCTCCGCCGCGACAAACTCACGGTCCTCATGAACGGCTTCTCGGAGTCCCGAATCCCGCTCCTCCAATCCCTGGCCGCTACGTACTCCCTCTCCCCCATCGTGTCCTCCGTGCTCGTCCTCTGGGGCGACCCCGCCACATCGCCACGTGTCCTTCACCGATTGGCCCACAACCTCACcctctcttcttcctcctcaGCACCAATCTCACTCCTCCTCCAACCCTCCACCAGCCTCAACAACCGCTTCCTCCCGCGCCCCAACGACATTTCCACCGACGCCGTTTTGGTCTGCGACGACGACGTGGAGGTGGACCCCACAACCTTGGAATTTGCGTTTCGCGTTTGGACGCAAAACCCGCACCGGTTAGTTGGGCTCTTCGCGCGGTCGCATGATTTCGACCTGGACCGGAGGGAGTGGGCCTACACGGTCCACCCCGACCGGTTCTCCATCGTGCTAACGAAGTTCATGTTGTTAAAGACACGCTACCTGTTCCTCTACACGTGCCCGGGTGGGCCCCGCATGGCGCGCGTGCGGGGGGTCGTGGACGAGGTGCGGAACTGCGAGGATATACTGATGAACTTTGTTGTGGCGGAGGAGGCGGAGGTGGGGCCAGTTTTGGTCGGGGCGAAGAGAGTAAGGGATTACGGTGATGccagaaatgaagaaaaaggaGTGAGTGTGGTGGGGTTGAGTAGCAGGAAAGGGGAGCATAGGAAGAGGAGAGGGTGGTGCATAAGGGAGTTTCATAGGCTCTTGGGGACAATGCCTTTGAGGTATAGCTATGGGAAGGTGGTGGATTCTGTTGGGGAACAAGCCTTGTGTTTCAAAGGTCGCAAGTTGGTGTATTGTGATCAGTGA